In Paenibacillus larvae subsp. larvae, the following proteins share a genomic window:
- a CDS encoding stage II sporulation protein M, which produces MMNMKQVSEHQAKWDQINKRFKSEKWIQKNVVLGLFIASGCIFFLSFLLGALFSRNFSVNIDHTLTLSSDPFYYIIHNLQSSLYMIGGLFSFSFTTLWALFINGYYLGVTFTGIGELYSFSTAAGSIAAHGVFEIPAILLASATGLYPWYFIYCFLKNKKIRYKEHLKNSISMLVLSVVLFILAGIIEAKISPLFVQ; this is translated from the coding sequence ATGATGAACATGAAGCAAGTTAGTGAACATCAAGCAAAATGGGACCAGATTAACAAACGATTTAAATCCGAAAAATGGATTCAAAAAAATGTCGTTTTGGGACTTTTTATTGCGTCAGGGTGCATCTTTTTTCTTTCTTTTCTTTTGGGCGCTCTTTTTTCAAGGAATTTTTCTGTGAATATAGATCATACTCTAACCTTATCCAGTGATCCTTTTTATTATATCATTCACAATTTGCAAAGTTCCCTGTACATGATAGGCGGGCTATTTTCTTTTTCATTCACAACTTTATGGGCACTATTTATCAATGGCTACTATCTGGGGGTGACTTTTACAGGTATCGGAGAACTTTATTCTTTCAGTACTGCTGCTGGCAGTATCGCGGCACACGGCGTTTTTGAAATACCCGCCATTCTCTTGGCCAGTGCTACCGGTTTATATCCTTGGTATTTTATATACTGTTTTTTAAAAAATAAAAAAATAAGGTATAAAGAGCACCTGAAAAACAGCATTTCGATGTTAGTTCTTTCAGTCGTTCTTTTTATTTTAGCCGGGATTATAGAGGCAAAAATCTCTCCTTTATTCGTTCAATGA
- a CDS encoding ABC transporter ATP-binding protein → MICVEKASFQYENSVSKAVNSVSFSLREGEVLGLLGHNGAGKSTLLECLSGLRKLTGGNMTADHLPVDQYKKTSFIPNDLYLYNLLTVEETFLYIGRLHSLSYDQIWKIADPLIQMFSLQEKRKEYVKHLSFGMKQKVALILGILDSPRYLLLDEPMTGYDPLSTKTTKEFLLHLAKEQKTGILLSSHRLDIVEDLCDRVLVIHQGVLVFDGSISSLKHDRSFEEALLSLVQDDEHEAS, encoded by the coding sequence ATGATTTGTGTCGAAAAAGCATCTTTTCAGTATGAGAATAGCGTTTCAAAAGCCGTGAATTCCGTATCCTTTTCATTAAGGGAAGGAGAAGTACTCGGCTTATTGGGACATAATGGAGCGGGCAAAAGCACCTTATTGGAATGTTTAAGCGGTTTGCGAAAGTTGACCGGGGGAAATATGACAGCAGATCACCTTCCGGTAGATCAGTACAAGAAAACAAGTTTTATTCCGAATGACCTGTATCTATACAACTTATTAACGGTTGAAGAAACCTTCCTGTACATAGGCAGGCTTCATTCATTAAGTTACGATCAAATTTGGAAAATAGCAGACCCGCTTATTCAGATGTTTTCCCTTCAGGAGAAACGAAAAGAGTATGTGAAACATCTATCCTTCGGAATGAAGCAGAAAGTGGCTCTTATCTTAGGTATACTTGACTCCCCCCGTTATCTGCTGCTGGATGAACCGATGACCGGATATGACCCTCTTTCCACCAAAACAACAAAGGAATTTTTACTTCATTTAGCTAAAGAGCAAAAGACAGGTATTTTGCTGTCCTCTCACCGTTTGGATATTGTGGAAGATTTGTGTGACCGTGTTCTGGTCATCCATCAAGGGGTTTTGGTGTTTGATGGTTCCATTTCATCTTTGAAACATGACCGTTCCTTCGAGGAAGCATTGTTGAGTTTGGTACAGGATGATGAACATGAAGCAAGTTAG